A genome region from Pseudanabaena sp. Chao 1811 includes the following:
- a CDS encoding response regulator codes for MRSCDPILLVEDDLIDIMTLKRGLKEIHVHNPLYVRHDGEAALEFLRDPKEPKPALIFLDLNMPRMNGIEFLQIIKNDPHWRIIPVVVFTTSQEEQDRLASFALGVAGYIVKPLSYPEFVEHLKVIYQYWSLSESPLSIV; via the coding sequence ATGAGAAGTTGCGACCCGATTTTGTTAGTAGAAGACGATCTCATTGATATCATGACCCTCAAACGTGGGTTAAAAGAAATTCATGTCCATAACCCACTCTATGTGAGGCATGATGGTGAAGCAGCTCTAGAGTTTTTACGAGACCCCAAAGAACCGAAACCAGCGCTCATCTTTCTGGATTTGAATATGCCACGGATGAATGGTATTGAATTTCTGCAAATTATTAAAAATGATCCCCATTGGCGGATTATTCCCGTTGTTGTCTTCACAACTTCTCAAGAAGAGCAAGACCGTTTAGCAAGTTTTGCATTAGGTGTAGCAGGATATATTGTCAAACCATTAAGCTACCCTGAATTTGTCGAACATCTGAAGGTAATATATCAATACTGGAGTTTGAGCGAGTCTCCACTCTCAATTGTATAG
- a CDS encoding hybrid sensor histidine kinase/response regulator yields MVRAKCRVLLVDDDEDDYVVTRDFLVEAEQFDFQLDWVDNFQLGLQEISKNQHDVYLLDYRLGKENGLELLQEAIKIGCNKPIVLLTGLGDHEIDQQAMKSGASDYLEKGHMLSTILLERAILHAIDRKQFENRQLELMSELATANQELKDFAYIVSHDLKAPLRGIASIATWIEQDYGDRLDSEGQEMLHLLGGRVRRMSDLIDGILQYSRVGRVQEEKSVVNLQDLLIEVIDLIALPVGIEIAIETELPMVFAGKTQMQQVFQNLLSNAVKYMGKPEGKIRLGHTERQGFWEFYVSDTGLGIEARHFDKIFQIFQTLTTRDSSESTGVGLAIVKKIIEIYGGKIWVASEYGKGSTFFFTIPRLLDTY; encoded by the coding sequence ATGGTGCGAGCAAAGTGCAGAGTTTTATTAGTAGATGATGACGAGGATGACTATGTTGTTACTCGTGACTTTTTAGTTGAGGCAGAACAGTTTGATTTCCAGCTTGACTGGGTAGACAACTTTCAATTAGGACTGCAAGAGATTAGCAAAAATCAGCATGATGTCTATCTGCTCGATTATCGTCTTGGGAAAGAGAATGGTCTAGAACTGTTGCAAGAAGCAATTAAAATCGGATGTAATAAGCCGATTGTGTTGCTCACAGGACTTGGTGATCACGAGATTGATCAACAGGCGATGAAAAGTGGCGCATCGGACTATCTCGAAAAAGGACATATGCTCAGCACAATTTTATTGGAGCGAGCAATTCTCCATGCCATTGATCGCAAACAGTTTGAAAACCGCCAACTCGAACTAATGTCTGAGCTTGCCACAGCTAACCAAGAACTCAAAGACTTTGCCTACATTGTCTCCCATGATCTCAAGGCTCCTCTAAGGGGGATAGCTTCCATCGCCACTTGGATAGAACAGGACTATGGCGATCGCCTTGACTCAGAGGGACAAGAGATGTTGCATCTGTTAGGTGGAAGGGTGCGACGGATGAGTGACCTGATCGATGGCATTTTGCAATATTCCCGTGTAGGCAGGGTGCAAGAAGAGAAAAGTGTCGTCAATCTCCAAGATTTGCTTATAGAGGTGATTGATCTAATTGCACTGCCCGTTGGCATAGAGATTGCGATCGAAACAGAGTTGCCAATGGTGTTCGCAGGCAAGACGCAAATGCAACAAGTATTTCAAAATTTACTAAGTAATGCTGTCAAGTATATGGGTAAGCCAGAGGGAAAAATTCGGCTGGGTCATACTGAAAGACAGGGCTTCTGGGAATTTTACGTTAGCGATACGGGGCTTGGCATTGAAGCAAGACATTTTGATAAGATTTTTCAAATTTTTCAAACGCTGACTACCCGTGACTCATCTGAAAGTACAGGTGTTGGTCTAGCGATCGTCAAGAAGATCATCGAAATTTATGGTGGTAAAATTTGGGTAGCTTCAGAGTATGGTAAAGGTAGTACGTTCTTCTTCACAATACCCAGATTGCTTGATACATACTAA
- a CDS encoding response regulator, with the protein MTKKGKAVTILVAEDDEDDRMLMQDALEENRLANDLHFVCDGEELMDYLQHRGQYHDPKTSPRPSLILLDLNMPRKDGREALKEIKSDPALRQIPVVVLTTSKAEEDILRTYDLGVSSFIAKPVIFESMVQIIKALGKYWFEIVELPDKN; encoded by the coding sequence AGCAGTCACAATTTTGGTTGCTGAAGACGATGAAGATGATCGGATGCTGATGCAAGATGCCCTAGAAGAAAATCGCCTTGCAAACGATCTCCATTTTGTTTGTGATGGGGAAGAGCTGATGGATTATTTACAGCATCGTGGTCAATATCACGATCCCAAAACTTCCCCACGACCCAGTTTAATTTTGTTGGATTTAAATATGCCCCGCAAAGACGGCAGGGAAGCATTAAAAGAAATTAAGTCCGATCCCGCACTAAGACAAATTCCTGTAGTGGTGTTGACCACATCAAAGGCTGAGGAGGACATTCTCCGCACTTACGATCTTGGTGTCAGCTCCTTTATTGCCAAGCCCGTGATCTTTGAGTCTATGGTGCAAATTATTAAAGCACTTGGGAAATATTGGTTTGAGATTGTGGAATTGCCCGATAAAAACTAG